In Sander vitreus isolate 19-12246 chromosome 4, sanVit1, whole genome shotgun sequence, the genomic stretch ATGAATAGAGCCAAGACAAGGTGCACGTCCCTGCTGCCACATTTCAGTCACACTAAGGGAATCAGGTAGATCAGTGGGACCGGGTCATTGCAGAGACCAGCCACCTGATACCAGGCACCATATGCTTTCTTActcaaagagaaagaaacatgGATGTGATGTTTCAACGCTTCAACTTTCTGCTGCAGATCCGCTGTATTTGAGAAAAGCTGCTTTTAGCGCACAGTGCCACTCATTTCTGGCATGTTTGAATTTCTAGAAACAATTTCATGATGTTTTTATGCATAGCAAAGTGTTCCATTTTGTATTTGCTGAGCTGCTTTTATACTACACTACATGCAAATGCGGAGGAAAAACTGTGCAGAGGTGTCAACACATCGCAGGGCGCAAACAGACAGGGCATGAAAGGAGAGGGAAAACAATCTGTATCTGTTGTATGTTAATATTGGAGGAACTTGTCAGTTTTGATGTgaaacaaaatatacacaattATCTCTCTTTGTTgcgcgcgtgcacacacacacacacacacacacacactggatgcTCAACCTCATTTTATTTATGAAGATAAATGTGAATTTCTATGAGTGTGAGTCTGGCTAGAAGCTGACACCGTGGTGTTTAGTGAGTGAGAGAAAGCCAAGAGtatttctttccttctctcttgcTAATGTAAACTATTATAGTAGCTGATTATTCCTTTTGGttgtttattataataattgcCACTTTTGACAGCTCACTAATCACACACTAACACTAACATAGTAATGCCTGCATGCACAGGAATGTTTAGCCATTTCATCTTTTTAATAatctttaaatgaaaatgaatgtgatCCCACAAGACTTTAATATACATGGATACATTTTAGGATTTGTTCAAAGAAACTAATGACTGATTCTTCACCCCCATTGCTCATGATCATATCAGAAAACTGAGTCTGTACCTGTCATCCCTACAAACGTTTCTGGAAGTTGGTGTCATGAAATCgacaaatgaaagtgaaaacattaaatattacaATTCCTTTGGGGGCTCAGCCTGTCAGTCCCCTTCCAATCTCTCTCACTTTGACCAAACCTGGATGAGTACGACGTAAACACAGAATCAGCCGCAGCTCTggctcttaaaatgttttttactaaATTCATTTCACATGTGTATGACTGCTTCCCATGAGCCTGTATCATAAGTAGACAGTGATTAACAGTGAAGAGCACACACTCCCTGTTTATTAAGACTGTTGTGTAATGGGCTCACAGCCAGAGCTGCCGGCTGTGCCCACCCCACACACTCGTTCAAGAGGATCACTGATACCAAGCTGGTATGCAGATAATCTACCCAGCAAAGAAAGCAAAACATGTTGGTAATCTCTGAGGAGACAGATATGCAACACATCAGGGAAGCAGAGCTAATATCAACCAAATCATCTTAAATACTGATAAATACAGTGTAAAGTTCTGCTTCACTCTATCTGCTAGTTCACGCGTATTCTATGGTAAATGGACATTTTTGGTAATGAAATTATAGATATGTTAGATATGTTGTGCAAAGGCTTGAATGGCATAATGGTTAAGTAGTTTTTTTGGCATGCATGGCCTCACTCAATTTTATGTCAAGATCCAGAAGTAGCTCCTTGTCAAACTTATTCTTAAATTCAAACTGTGTCTAGCTGCGTAGAAGCTCATGAAAAGGTAGGGAATAAATGTCTACACGAACAAGACACATTTGTTGGATTCATTCTGCCCTGTTAGACACGTCAACCTAGTCCCCTAAATATCTGTGGGTGGCGCTGGGGGAAACTGTCACTTGCCTCATTTCTCTATGACAACAAGGAAACCAAATATGTGTCTCTCACTTTCTATATTCAGCTGTTTTTCAGTTTATCTAATTCATCATCTTTTTGCAAACAGAAAATCTAAAAAATGTTATACCGGTATGTATGTTGCAGGCTTTAACATTTTTCttgctttctgtctttttttttaggctCAAACCTCAAGGTAAGGAAGTGAAAACAATCAGCAGAGGTCAAGTTTGGACCAGATGATCCTTTGCCCTGACtactacaaataactaaataaCTTTCTCCTGGATTAGAAATCACCACTCTGAAAAGTGCCTACAGCATCCAGCTAGCAGTAAAGAAGACTAATGCTCATCAACCTTCCCTCCAAGCCTTTCTCCAGAACACTGCCTCTCATCTAAGCTTTGCGTGAGCTGAGAGAGCAGACAACATGGCGCTTAGCTCGCAGCCGTGGCCTCCTCTGCTTTGGCTGTGCATGGAATtgcttctttcctttctctcgCCCATACATGGCAAAGAATGTCCACATTTGTGTGTATGCGAGATCCGCCCTTGGTTCACCCCCCAGTCGACCTACAAGGAGGCTGCCACGGTGGACTGCAATGACTTGAGGCTCACGCACATTCCTACCAACCTGTCCGCAGATACTCAAGTGTTACTGCTCCAAAGTAACGCCATCTCTCACACCAGTGGAGAGCTGGAGGCGCTGTTCAACTTGACAGAGTTGGACCTATCCCAGAACAACTTTAGCACTGTGGAAGCTGTGGGCCTCACGAGCATGATCCACCTGACCACCCTGCATCTAGAGGAGAACCAGATCAGCCAACTACCAGACCACTGCCTGGGAAACCTCTCCAATCTCCAGGAGCTCTACATCAACCACAACCAGATAAGCTCCATCTCCCCTCGGGCATTTGCAGGCCTGCACAGTCTGCTGCGCCTTCATCTTAACTCCAACAGACTCCATGTCATAGACAGCCGCTGGTTTGAAGAAACACCTAACCTTGAGATCCTTATGATCGGGGAGAACCCAGTTATTGGCCTCCTAGACATGAACTTTAAGCCTCTAGGAAGCCTGAGGAGTCTGGTCCTGGCTGGCATGGACCTCACTGATGTACCAGCGAATGCTTTTGTAGGTTTGGACAACCTTGAAAGCATTTCTTTCTATGACAACAAACTGGTCAGAATCCCTCAACTGGCCCTTCAAAAAGTTCCCAATCTGAAATTCTTGGatttaaacaaaaatccagTTCACAAAATCCAGGAAGGAGATTTCAGGAACATGTTACATCTGAAGGAGCTGGGCATCAACAATATGATGGAGTTAGTGTCAGTTGACCGGTATGCTCTGGACAACCTACCAGAGCTGACAAAGCTGGAGGCTACTAACAACCCTAAGTTGTCCTATGTGCATAGGTTAGCCTTTAGGGACATGCCCTTCTTGGAGAGCCTGATGCTCAACAATAATGCTCTTACTGCCCTTTACCAGCACACTGTGGAGGGGTTGCCTAATCTGCGGGAGATCAGTCTGCATAGCAACCCATTGCGATGTGACTGTGTCATTCAGTGGATGAACTCCAACAGGACCACCGTGCGCTTCATGGAGCCCCTGGCCATGCTCTGCACCTCCCCACCAGAACTCAGAGGCCGGCGGGTTCGAGAGCTAAGGCTGCTGGAGTCCCTGGAGCAATGCCTGCCCCTCATATCCCACAACACATTCCCCAGCCACTTGAACCTTGAGTTGGGCATGAGTGTCAGTCTCGACTGCAGGGCCATGGCAGAGCCAGAGCCTGAGATCTACTGGGTGACTCCTCTTGGGACCAAAATCACAATAGACACTGTGTCAGAGCGGTACCACTTGAACAATGAGGGGACATTGCGGCTGTCTCATGTTCAAGTGGAGGATTCTGGTCGTTACACCTGTGTGGCCCAGAACACAGAAGGAGCTGACACACGAGTCGCCACCATCCGTGTAAATGGCACTTTGCTTGACAGCGCCCAGGTCATGAAAATCTACGTCAAGCAGACCGAGTCACACTCAATCCTGGTCTCCTGGAAAATCAATTCTAATGTTATGTCCTCCAACCTGAAGTGGGCCTCAGCCACCATGAAGATTGACAACCCGCACATCACCTACACAGCACGGGTCCCTGTAGACGTTCATGAGTACAACCTCACACACCTTCAACCTAGCACTGAGTATGAGGTATGCCTCACAGTCTCCAACATCCACCTGCAGACACAGAAGTCCTGTGTTAATGTGACAACACGTAGTGTTACCTTCGCCCTGGACCTGTCAGACCAGCACCCGAGTGCGGCTGTGCTGGCTGTAATGGCAACCATGTTGGCCTTTCTCAGTCTGGCGACCGTGGGCGTCTACGTTGCCCGCAGATGGAAGAGAAAAAATTACCACCACTCTCTGAAGAAATACATGCTGAAGACTTCCTCCATCCCCCTGAACGAGCTTTACCCTCCGCTCATCAACCTGTGGGAGGCTGATGGTGAGAAGGACAAAGACGGCAGTGCAGAGGGAAAACCCTCTCCTGTTGACACCACACGTAGTTACTACATGTGTTGAGGATTCAGTAAGGAGGCCCAGCTGCCTCTCCAGcagcacaaacagacacacttttGCCATTTTGGTGCAAAAGTCCGATAAagttgcaaatgtttttttctatccTCAGCTTTGCTATTAAGAGGCAGAGTGATGAAGGACAGGATTTTTTATTAGTATAGCGTATCGCCTTTGTTTAATTCTTTCTATCTCTTAATTGTTTTGGGCTCTTCCAAGATGACAGCTGTATTTAGCCTCCAGGTTGTCTTAGTTGCTATGCTCTTGTTTCTGTGGTGCATTTTTGACTCACTTTCGTTTGGGTTAATAATACAGCAGCAGGGGCCAGTGGTCTTCTTGCAGCATTAGTAGAAATCAGTGTTTCTTTCTCCGTTTTGTAAAACAGGTAATCTGTTGTGCACTGATAGATAATGGAGTTTGTATGAACTTCAGCTAAAAGCTGACAGTGGGGTTTAGACTTGTTAACTGTCGACTGAATGTTAGCAATTGTGTGGTAATGTTGTATCAACTATTCCTTCGAACTTTTTGATTTAAACTGCAAGAGAATAGGATTTTTAGTTTGCTGATAAATGTGACGTTAATGCTAGAAATACAAATGTTTgttaaaacattttgagtcTTTTTACTAAGGTGCACTAGAAACTTTTTGACCCTTTCCCAGTTTAGTCACTTATTTTGCTAGACTTTTTTGCTAATTGCTTAGTTTATTATTTTCACATGCAATCTGTATGCTGAAGAAGTTACAATAAATACTTTTTGGTTCTTTTGCAGACATTTGGTCTTTTTTCGATTCCGGTTATCCTCTCACTCCCTGGTGATACATGCTGTTGGTTTCATGTGAAGTCTTAATCGCATTTCTTAGAAGAACTTAAACCCATCTCAGTCCAAAACTGTCTAAATCAGCTTTACATCATCACAGTGCTAACTGCCCTGAACCATCCTTACAGACACAGCTTATACTGTGTCAGCTTAACATCTCGGGTATGAAAGAAACATACTGTACGTACACGTGAGATAGATACAGACAGATTTCAGCAtgtgctgccctctggtggatgCTATACTACAACTACATAATAAACCTGATTTATATGGTTGTCACAGAGGTCAATAATGCTAAAACAGAGTAATACTGTAGCAAAGTAGCACCTTGAGGTTTAGAATCAATAACTTAGTCTCACATAGCTAGAATTATCTCCATGTGCTGTGTCAGCTAAACCTAAAGTTTCCCATACAAATTCAGTGTAACATTTTGAGTCACATTAAAaccaaacaacttttttttattatgggtAATTCAGAAACTGAGTAATTTTCAGGCTAGGGACATTCTATGAAACAAttcttgaaagaaaaaaaagaagaaatcatTAACTTCTAATTAAAAcagccaaatacacacacaaagagaaagacaaatgGGATTCTTTAGGATACCATTCGTCCCAGATTTATCAGTGATTGCAAACATTATATTACAATACTTGACAATAATCTTGCAGCAATTGCAGTGTCATTTTACATCAGATTTATAGTTTATATGGACTTTTAGTCTGTATTTCAGACAGCCCGTTGGCTGATAATGACAACCTATACAATTGCTTGCaaagacttttttgacattttacaagACCACACTGATCTTTGCCACTGAAAAGTTCTTCGACCAAAGCAGAAACAACGACTTGAGTTATTCAGTGCTCTCTCCGCCTGTGCTCAGCGGCCTAAAGAGAACAGAGACGTAGAAACAACTGCCTTTCctattcatttctttaaaaaaatataaagttataAAATTTTACATTTCTGAGAATACCTGCTGGAATGGAAGACATTCTCAATGAAATGACACATAAGAAAGCCTCTATGAAACCCCTTTCAATGGTTTACTCTACAACCAACACTTGAGTCAGAGAGCAGCTGGAATAAAGGACTC encodes the following:
- the LOC144516756 gene encoding leucine-rich repeat neuronal protein 1-like; this translates as MALSSQPWPPLLWLCMELLLSFLSPIHGKECPHLCVCEIRPWFTPQSTYKEAATVDCNDLRLTHIPTNLSADTQVLLLQSNAISHTSGELEALFNLTELDLSQNNFSTVEAVGLTSMIHLTTLHLEENQISQLPDHCLGNLSNLQELYINHNQISSISPRAFAGLHSLLRLHLNSNRLHVIDSRWFEETPNLEILMIGENPVIGLLDMNFKPLGSLRSLVLAGMDLTDVPANAFVGLDNLESISFYDNKLVRIPQLALQKVPNLKFLDLNKNPVHKIQEGDFRNMLHLKELGINNMMELVSVDRYALDNLPELTKLEATNNPKLSYVHRLAFRDMPFLESLMLNNNALTALYQHTVEGLPNLREISLHSNPLRCDCVIQWMNSNRTTVRFMEPLAMLCTSPPELRGRRVRELRLLESLEQCLPLISHNTFPSHLNLELGMSVSLDCRAMAEPEPEIYWVTPLGTKITIDTVSERYHLNNEGTLRLSHVQVEDSGRYTCVAQNTEGADTRVATIRVNGTLLDSAQVMKIYVKQTESHSILVSWKINSNVMSSNLKWASATMKIDNPHITYTARVPVDVHEYNLTHLQPSTEYEVCLTVSNIHLQTQKSCVNVTTRSVTFALDLSDQHPSAAVLAVMATMLAFLSLATVGVYVARRWKRKNYHHSLKKYMLKTSSIPLNELYPPLINLWEADGEKDKDGSAEGKPSPVDTTRSYYMC